Below is a window of Myroides profundi DNA.
AAGATAATTCCATAAAAATCATATGTTTCTCTTTCTTGCCAGTTTGCACTTTTAAACAAATCTGTAGCAGACTCTACAACTGGGTTTTTGATATCTAAGAAGGTTTTAAAACGAACTCTAATATTATCTGTCCAGTTGTGCATGTGGTATACCACTGCTAATTGACGTTCCGAAGGTAAGTCAGCATAATGAACTCCACAAACATCTGTAAGGAAGTTAAAGTTCATCTCACTATCTTCTTTTAAAAACTTAAGAACATCGTGTGAAGCATTAGTTGCAACTTCAAAAGACAACATTCCATGTTGTTCATGAAATTCACTAACTGACATACCAAATGTTTCAATTAGTCTTTTTTGTAATGTAGTATTATCTAATGCCATACTATTTGTTTATGTTGTAAGAATTTAATAATTCATCATATTCTTTCGTACCTCTGCGATTAACAGATTCAGATTTTACTATTTCTTGTAATCTTAGTACACCATCTAGAATTTGTTCTGGTCTAGGTGGGCATCCAGGTACATAAACGTCTACTGGGATTACTTTATCTATTCCCTGTAGTACAGAGTAAGTATCAAAAATCCCGCCAGAACAAGCACAAGCTCCAACAGCAATAACCCATTTAGGTTCAGCCATCTGTTCATATACTTGTCTTAAGATAGGAGCCATTTTTTTAGAAATAGTTCCCATAACCATTAGCATATCTGCTTGTCTAGGAGAGAAACTCATACGCTCAGAACCAAAACGAGCTACGTCATACGTAGCTGCCATTGTTGCCATGAATTCAATTCCACAACAAGAAGTTGCGAAAGGTAGAGGCCACATTGAATTAGCACGTGCTAATCCAACTACTGAACTTAATTTAGTAGCAAAGAATCCTTCTCCTACATATCCTTCCGGAGCTTCTACTGTATTATATTTTTTATCGCTCATCTCTATCTATTTTATTAATCCCACTCTAGTCCTTTTTTCTTGAATTCATATAGTAATCCGATAATGATTAGGAATAAGAAAATTCCCATTTTCATTAAACCGTCCCAACCGAACTCTTGGAAGTTAACTGCCCAAGGGTATAAGAAGATTACCTCTACATCAAATAATACGAATAGTATTGCTACAAGGAAGTATTTTACATTGAATGGGATACGTGCACTACCTAGTGACTCTAATCCACATTCCCATGTACTGTCTTTAATTTTAGAAGATTTT
It encodes the following:
- a CDS encoding NADH-quinone oxidoreductase subunit C is translated as MALDNTTLQKRLIETFGMSVSEFHEQHGMLSFEVATNASHDVLKFLKEDSEMNFNFLTDVCGVHYADLPSERQLAVVYHMHNWTDNIRVRFKTFLDIKNPVVESATDLFKSANWQERETYDFYGIIFKNHPQLKRILNMDQMESFPLRKEFPMEDAGRTDKDDRFFGRTVHNS
- a CDS encoding NADH-quinone oxidoreductase subunit B, whose amino-acid sequence is MSDKKYNTVEAPEGYVGEGFFATKLSSVVGLARANSMWPLPFATSCCGIEFMATMAATYDVARFGSERMSFSPRQADMLMVMGTISKKMAPILRQVYEQMAEPKWVIAVGACACSGGIFDTYSVLQGIDKVIPVDVYVPGCPPRPEQILDGVLRLQEIVKSESVNRRGTKEYDELLNSYNINK
- a CDS encoding NADH-quinone oxidoreductase subunit A, which translates into the protein MQASQLDFIPILMQIALAAGFVSMTIWVSSKLGPKKSSKIKDSTWECGLESLGSARIPFNVKYFLVAILFVLFDVEVIFLYPWAVNFQEFGWDGLMKMGIFLFLIIIGLLYEFKKKGLEWD